Proteins co-encoded in one Neodiprion lecontei isolate iyNeoLeco1 chromosome 3, iyNeoLeco1.1, whole genome shotgun sequence genomic window:
- the LOC107225411 gene encoding uncharacterized protein LOC107225411, which translates to MKLVFAYLLALALAITVTEGIVCPRDYCATANCTNVTEEECEAQNKSYDPSGSFCGCCSTCLTILHEGESCTITRLRGEPPTATCEDGTTCQQVGNSSTYECQSTS; encoded by the exons ATGAAGCTCGTCTTCGCGTACTTACTTGCTTTGGCTTTGGCCATAACTGTCACAGAAGGCATAGTGTGTCCTCGTGATTACTGTGCCACTGCTAATTGCACAAATGTGACCGAGGAAGAATGCGAAGCGCAAAACAAGTCGTACGACCCCAGCGGTAGCTTTTGCGGATGCTGCTCTACCTGTCTCACCATACTTC acGAAGGAGAAAGCTGTACTATCACACGGTTGAGGGGAGAGCCACCCACAGCGACATGCGAAGACGGCACCACGTGCCAACAGGTTGGGAACAGCTCTACGTACGAGTGTCAGTCGACTTCGTGA